The Arthrobacter zhaoxinii sequence TGTGGCTTCCAGCGTCTTTTCCGGCATGGTGTTCACCGTGTTCGGAGCCACGAGACCCGTGACGTACAGGGTGTCCGGCAGGGCAGGATCCTTCACGCCGGTGGAGGCCCACAGCGGACGCTGGGCGTTGGCGCCGGCTGCTGCCAGCACCTGCCAGCGCTCGGAGGCGAACTGCTCTTCGAAGACCTGGTACGCCAGCCGGGCGTTGGCCAGTCCGGCCTTGCCCTTCAGGCCCTTGGCCTCGTCGGAACCGACGGCGTCGAGGCGCTTGTCGATCTCGGCGTCGACACGGGAGACGAAGAAGGACGCGACGGAGTGGATGGTGGACAGATCGTGCCCGTTCTCCTTCGCCTGCTCAATGCCGAGCATGTACGCGTTGATGACCTCGCGGTAGCGCTCGAGCGAGAAAATCAGGGTCACGTTCACGCTGATGCCCGCGGCCAGCGTGGCGGTGATGGCCGGCAGGCCTTCCTGGGTGGCGGGGATCTTGATCAGGACGTTGGCGCGGCCAACCTTGTCGAAGAGTTCCTTCGCCTCATTGATGGTGCCCTGGGTGTCACGCGACAGGCGCGGATCCACCTCGATGGACACACGGCCGTCAACCCCGTTGGTTGCTTCGTAGACCGGCGCGAAGACATCGCAGGCCTGGATGACGTCGTCGGTGGTGATCTCGAAGACCGACTTGTTGACGTCGGCGCCGGAACGCGAGAGCTGCTGCACCTGGGCGGCGTAGGACTCGCCGTTGGCCAGGGCCGAGGCGAAGATGCTCGGGTTCGTGGTCACGCCGACCACGTTCCACTCATCGATGAGCTTCTTCAGGGAACCGGAGACAATCCGTTCGCGGGAAAGGTCGTCCAGCCAGATGGAGACGCCGGCGTCGGAAAGCCGGGCCGTGGGAGTGGAAGTCATTGTTGATGCTCCTTTATTAAGGGGAATTACTGCTGGTCGCCGGTCTCGGTGGACTGTGCTCCGGAGGACGCGCCGGTGGTGCCGGCGGGCGCGGATCCGCCGCCGCCGACTGCAGCGAGGGAATCCCGGGCTGCCTGGGCCACGGCGTCGGCGGTGATGCCGAATTCGCGGAACAGCGTCTTGTAGTCCGCGGACGCGCCGAAGTGCTCCAGCGAGACGCTGCGGCCGGCGTCGCCGACAATTTCGCGCCAGCCGAGCGCAATGCCGGCTTCGACGGAAACCCGGGCGCGGATGTCCTTCGGCAGGACGGACTCGCGGTATTCCTTGTCCTGCTTGTTGAACCACTCGATGCTCGGCATCGACACCACGCGGGCGGCTACGCCCTCGGCGGCGAGTGCTTCGCGGGCCTCAACAGCCAGCTGGACCTCGGAACCGGTGCCGACCAGGATGACGTCGGGCGTGACGACGCTGCCGTCACGGACGGCTTCGGCCAGCACATAGCCGCCGCGGGCAGCACCGTCGGCGGAGCCGAATTCGGTGGCCGTGGCAGCACCTTCGCCGCGTGCGTAGGTGGGGATGTTCTGGCGGGTCAGCACAATGCCGGCCGGGTTTTCGGTGTTCTCCAGGATGGTCCGCCAGGCGACGGCCACCTCGTTCGCGTCGCCGGGGCGGACGACGTCGAGTCCCGGGATCGCGCGCAGGGAGGCGAGCTGCTCCACCGGCTGGTGGGTGGGTCCGTCTTCGCCGAGGCCGATCGAATCGTGGGTCCAGACGTAGATGGCCGGCACGCCCATCAGGGCACCGAGGCGGATGGCCGGACGCTGGTAGTCGCTGAAGATCAGGAACGTACCGGAGAAGGCGCGGGTGTTGCTGTGCATGGTGATGCCGTTGACGATCGACGCCGCTGCGTGTTCGCGGATGCCGAAGTGCAGCACGCGGCCGTACGGGTTGCCGGACCAGGCGTTGGTCTGCTTCCCGGCGGGAATGAAGGAGGGCGAGCCCTCAATCGTGGTGTTGTTGGACTCGGCAAGGTCGGCGGAGCCGCCCCACAGTTCCGGCAGGGCCGGGCCGATCGCGGAGAGGACCTTGCCGGAGGCGGCACGGGTGGACATGTCCTTGCCGGCTTCGAAGACGGGCAGCGACGCTTCCCAGCCCTCGGGCAGCTCGCCCTTTTCGAGGCGGGCCAGCAGGGCGGAGCCTTCGGCGTTGGCCTCTTCCCAGGCCTTGAAGCCTTCGCTCCACTGTTTGTGGGCCTCGGCGCCGCGGGTCACTGCCTGGCGGGCGTGCTCGAGGACCTCGGGGTCGACGTCGAAGGTCTTGGCCGGGTCGAAGCCCAGCGTTTCCTTCAGTGCCGCTACTTCGTCGGTGCCCAGGGCGGAGCCGTGGATCTTGCCGGTGTTCTGCTTGTTCGGTGCAGGCCAGCCGATGATGGTGCGCAGGGAAATGATGGAGGGGCGGTTCGTTTCGGCCTTGGCTGCCATCAGTGCGTTGTACAGCTCGTTGACGTCTTCGACGTATTCGCCCGTCTTGGTCCAGTCCACCCGCTGGGTGTGCCAGCCGTAGGCTTCGTAGCGCTTGAGTACGTCTTCGGTGAAGGCAATGTCGGTGTCGTCTTCGATGGAGATGTGGTTCTCGTCGTAGACGACTACAAGGTTGCCCAGTTCCTGGTGACCGGCCAGCGAGGAGGCCTCGGCGGTGACGCCTTCCTGCAGGTCGCCGTCGGACGCGATGACCCAGATGGTGTGGTCGAACGGGCTGGTGCCCTCGGCGGCGTCGGCGTCCAGCAGGCCGCGCAGGCGGCGCTGGGCGAAGGCGAAGCCAACGGAGGAGGCGAGGCCCTGGCCGAGCGGGCCGGTGGTGATTTCGACGCCGTCGGTGTGGCGGTACTCCGGGTGGCCCGGGGTCTTGGAGCCCCAGGTGCGCAGGGACTGAAGGTCTTCGAGCTCCAGGCCGTAGCCGGAGAGGAAGAGCTCAATGTAGAGGGTCAGGGAGGTGTGCCCGGGGGAGAGGACGAAGCGGTCGCGTCCGATCCAGTGCGGATCGGACGGGTCGTGGCGCATGACCTTCTGGAACAGAAGGTACGCGGCCGGGGCCAGGCTCATGGCCGTGCCGGGGTGGCCGTTGCCGACCTTCTCCACGGCATCGGCGGCGAGGACGCGGACGGTGTCCACTGCCTTGCGGTCCGTTTCGGTCCAGATCAGTTCTTGCTCTTCCATATGTGGCACGTTTACCGGGCCCCTCTCTCTGCAGATAACCGGCACCGTACAGCACCGGACATGCCCGGAAGCCCCCGTGAACGGGGTGCGTCCGGTTCCTTTACCACTACAACCAAAGGCAGACGCAAATCGATACCGCGTTCACGGCATAACTTGTTCCGCGTTCCGCAGCCGATGCCGCGGATACTGCTTAATACTTGTTGTTGCTTTTACCGTTCCACGCCCATAATCGGCCGCAGGAAAGGTCCGTTCCAACCTTATCGTCTAAGGCTGCTTCCTGCCTGCCCCGGCCGTATCAGGCCGGGCATCGTGGCGGGAAGTTTGGAAGCCTGTCAGCTGTGCGGGCGGATGCGTCTTCGGTGCTTCGATTTCTACAGCCGATAGAGGTTATGATGAGGACGGACTTTTTCGTTCCAGATTGGATAAAGTGATCGCTTCGTGACTACCCAGCATGCCGAGTCTCCGGTCTACACGGGGAAGATGACGGCGGGCCGCAAAGCCCGGGCTTACGTGGCGCTCACCAAACCGCGCGTCATCGAACTCCTGCTCGTGACTACCCTGCCCACCATGATCTTCGCCGAGCGGGGCCTGCCGTCCCTGGGCCTGATCCTGGCCACCATGGTCGGCGGCGCACTGGCTGCCGGCAGCGCCGGCGCCTTCAACTGCTATATCGACCGCGATATGGACAAGCTGATGAAGCGGACAAAGAACCGTCCGCTGGTCACCGGCGAGGTCTCGCCGCGGGAGGCCATGGTCTTCGCGTGGGTACTGGGCATTGTCGCCATTGCCCTGCTGTGGTTCGGCGCCAACCCGCTCACGGGCCTCCTCGGCGTCGGGGCCATTTTCCTGTACGTGGTGTTCTACACCCTGATCCTCAAGCGCCGCACTACCCAGAACATCGTCTGGGGCGGCGCTGCCGGCTGCATGCCCGTGCTGATCGCGTGGGCCGCGGTCACCAACAAGGTGGAATGGCCGGCCATCATCCTGTTCATGATCATCTTCCTGTGGACGCCGCCGCACTACTGGCCGCTGTCCATGAAGTACGGCGAGGACTACCGCAACGCCAGCGTGCCGATGCTCGGCGCTGTGGCCGGTGCGAAGCTGGTCTCCGTCCAGGTGGTCCTGTACGCCTACGCCACGGTGGCCTGCTCGCTGCTGCTGGTTCCCGTGGGCGGTGCCGGCTGGGTCTACACCATTGCCGCGCTGCTGTCCGGAGGCTGGTTCATCGCCGAGGCGCACAAGCTGCACTCCCGGGCGCAGCGTGAAGAGCTCAATGACAAGTCCGCTATGAAGGTCTTCCACCTCTCCATCAGCTACCTCACGATCCTCTTCCTGGCCCTGGCCGTGGACCCGTTCGTGGGCAGCGCCCTGGTCTAGCTTTCCGCTGTACGGCGGCCGGATCCCCTCGGGGGTCCGGCCGTTGTTGTTTCCGGGGTTGGCTGGTGGCCGGGTGTCTGGAGCGACGGGCTCCGGCCGTTCCGGCGCTCCGGGCGTTCCGGGCGTTCCGTAACGGCGGCAACGAAACTCCCGGCTCGCAGAGCTCGCGGGGAGTATTAAAGCCGCCTAACCCGGAACGTCCTGCACGTCTGTTGCAGCAGCACGTGGCTCATCGGGCTGCAGCAACGGTTCATCTACTGAGCAGATAACGGGCTTTAGGACACCGGATAACCGCGTTATCTGCTCAGTAGACGGGGCGGTAGCCGGGAGCATGGAGGATGGAGGGGCTTCGGCCGGACATCCAGCCCCCTGCGCGCACAGCATCCCAGTCGATGGGGCAGATGTTGCCGGTGGGGTCACGCCCGCCACAGGAGCACCAGGGTGTGGGACACTGTGCAGCGGACGACCCCTGCGCGCACAGCATCCCAAACTATGGGACTCCTGTTGCCGGTGGGGTCACACCCCGAACAGCAGTACCAAAGCGTGGGACGCTGTGCGGGCACGCCCCCTGCGCCAAGAGAGCCAGGAGAGCAGGAGACCCTGGAAAAGGGCACAGACCCCCGGACACAAAAAAGGGCCGGACCCCGCGGGGGAGTCCGGCCCTTTCCTCGGGAACTGAAGGTCTACTTCCGGCCAGTCCGTTCGCGCCGGCCGAACCGAACCTTCCGGGCAGCCTGCGCCTGTGCCAGTGCCACGGCAGCACCGCCGGGGACCTGTTTGTTGAAACCGATGTACACGGCCTGCGCAGCGGCTGCCGTCAGCAGGCACGCACCAAGCATGTGCAGCGCCACCAGGGCGATCGGCAGGTGCAGGAAGTGCTGCGCGTAGCCGATGGCCGCCTGGGCCAGGACGACGACGGCCAGCAGGGCCACGGCCTTGCGCACCCGGGCATCCGCGCCCCGCCGGTAGACCAGGTACAGGGCCACGGCCAGGGCAAAGACCAGCAGGTACACGGGCACCACGTGGATGCGGGTGACCAGATCCGGGTTCAGGCCGTTGCGGGCGGCACCGTGGTCGCCGGCGTGCGGGCCGGAACCGGTCACGACAACACCCAGCACCACCGTGAGGGCGGACAGCACACCGATGGCGCCCAGCACGGGGCGGAGGCTCTTGTCCGCCAGCGGCGCGTGGCGTGCCTGGAGATCC is a genomic window containing:
- the tal gene encoding transaldolase: MTSTPTARLSDAGVSIWLDDLSRERIVSGSLKKLIDEWNVVGVTTNPSIFASALANGESYAAQVQQLSRSGADVNKSVFEITTDDVIQACDVFAPVYEATNGVDGRVSIEVDPRLSRDTQGTINEAKELFDKVGRANVLIKIPATQEGLPAITATLAAGISVNVTLIFSLERYREVINAYMLGIEQAKENGHDLSTIHSVASFFVSRVDAEIDKRLDAVGSDEAKGLKGKAGLANARLAYQVFEEQFASERWQVLAAAGANAQRPLWASTGVKDPALPDTLYVTGLVAPNTVNTMPEKTLEATADHGEVTGDTITGTYTESNGVLDQLDGLGISYNDVVEQLETEGLDKFVVSWGELLQTVQNALDTAKEA
- the tkt gene encoding transketolase, producing the protein MEEQELIWTETDRKAVDTVRVLAADAVEKVGNGHPGTAMSLAPAAYLLFQKVMRHDPSDPHWIGRDRFVLSPGHTSLTLYIELFLSGYGLELEDLQSLRTWGSKTPGHPEYRHTDGVEITTGPLGQGLASSVGFAFAQRRLRGLLDADAAEGTSPFDHTIWVIASDGDLQEGVTAEASSLAGHQELGNLVVVYDENHISIEDDTDIAFTEDVLKRYEAYGWHTQRVDWTKTGEYVEDVNELYNALMAAKAETNRPSIISLRTIIGWPAPNKQNTGKIHGSALGTDEVAALKETLGFDPAKTFDVDPEVLEHARQAVTRGAEAHKQWSEGFKAWEEANAEGSALLARLEKGELPEGWEASLPVFEAGKDMSTRAASGKVLSAIGPALPELWGGSADLAESNNTTIEGSPSFIPAGKQTNAWSGNPYGRVLHFGIREHAAASIVNGITMHSNTRAFSGTFLIFSDYQRPAIRLGALMGVPAIYVWTHDSIGLGEDGPTHQPVEQLASLRAIPGLDVVRPGDANEVAVAWRTILENTENPAGIVLTRQNIPTYARGEGAATATEFGSADGAARGGYVLAEAVRDGSVVTPDVILVGTGSEVQLAVEAREALAAEGVAARVVSMPSIEWFNKQDKEYRESVLPKDIRARVSVEAGIALGWREIVGDAGRSVSLEHFGASADYKTLFREFGITADAVAQAARDSLAAVGGGGSAPAGTTGASSGAQSTETGDQQ
- a CDS encoding COX15/CtaA family protein, with amino-acid sequence MSQTSAGVPARQSNSPAAGPLIRNLALASLVANIVIVVTGGAVRLTASGLGCPEWPLCTADSLVTTPEMGLHGVIEFGNRLLTFVLTAIAFATVFSVWRIRAERRDLWWLSIALLAGVPAQAVIGGITVLTDLNPWVVGLHFLASTVMISAAVVMVNRSRLSALDLQARHAPLADKSLRPVLGAIGVLSALTVVLGVVVTGSGPHAGDHGAARNGLNPDLVTRIHVVPVYLLVFALAVALYLVYRRGADARVRKAVALLAVVVLAQAAIGYAQHFLHLPIALVALHMLGACLLTAAAAQAVYIGFNKQVPGGAAVALAQAQAARKVRFGRRERTGRK
- a CDS encoding heme o synthase, which encodes MTAGRKARAYVALTKPRVIELLLVTTLPTMIFAERGLPSLGLILATMVGGALAAGSAGAFNCYIDRDMDKLMKRTKNRPLVTGEVSPREAMVFAWVLGIVAIALLWFGANPLTGLLGVGAIFLYVVFYTLILKRRTTQNIVWGGAAGCMPVLIAWAAVTNKVEWPAIILFMIIFLWTPPHYWPLSMKYGEDYRNASVPMLGAVAGAKLVSVQVVLYAYATVACSLLLVPVGGAGWVYTIAALLSGGWFIAEAHKLHSRAQREELNDKSAMKVFHLSISYLTILFLALAVDPFVGSALV